A single window of Deltaproteobacteria bacterium DNA harbors:
- a CDS encoding amidohydrolase: MAKQYKIISGDSHLDIRSERWTARVPKRWRERAPRTVILANGNEGILVENRAPRSPGATTITGIPYEKHGLQKFWFEGPGTGAPEQRLWEQDQDGVDAEVLYSHGSYAEFWRGIADDDAYKAMIRAYNEWLAEEYCAYNPHRLLGMGVIPDTGVDDAIAEMNYCAKAGLKGINLHRFPSGKGYVTVEDDKFWAAALDLDIGVTSHTNGGTTRLGPKNGGVFQYPKVLVNAGGAERDPVSLMFRFAGEQPIAPLQMAMAGVFDRFPNLKIYWAESQCGWLPHSFDQIDDNHERNRYWGERDFGFKVPKKKPSEYLKGNCLWGFMRDAWGVKCRNEIGVDILIWGSDFAHATGDWPHSQRLIDETFVGVAPIERQKMLLDNAIEYFHLDANADLDRYGKAMQGQNVSGFESRVSS; the protein is encoded by the coding sequence ATGGCGAAACAATACAAAATTATTTCCGGCGATTCCCATCTCGACATTCGTTCCGAGCGCTGGACGGCGCGGGTGCCGAAGCGTTGGCGCGAACGGGCGCCGCGCACGGTGATTCTCGCCAACGGCAACGAGGGGATTCTCGTCGAGAACCGCGCGCCGCGCAGTCCGGGGGCGACGACGATAACCGGCATCCCTTACGAAAAACATGGGCTGCAAAAATTTTGGTTCGAAGGGCCTGGCACCGGCGCGCCGGAGCAAAGGCTTTGGGAGCAAGATCAGGACGGCGTCGACGCCGAGGTGCTTTATTCGCACGGCAGTTACGCCGAGTTTTGGCGCGGCATCGCGGACGACGACGCGTACAAGGCGATGATCCGCGCCTACAACGAGTGGCTCGCCGAAGAATACTGCGCTTACAATCCGCATCGCTTGCTCGGCATGGGCGTGATTCCCGACACCGGCGTCGATGATGCCATCGCCGAGATGAACTACTGCGCCAAGGCCGGATTAAAAGGAATCAACCTACACCGCTTCCCGAGTGGCAAAGGTTACGTCACGGTGGAGGACGACAAATTTTGGGCTGCCGCGCTCGATCTCGACATCGGCGTGACATCCCATACCAACGGCGGCACGACGCGGCTCGGGCCGAAAAATGGCGGCGTGTTTCAATATCCTAAAGTTTTGGTCAACGCAGGCGGTGCTGAACGCGATCCGGTCTCGTTGATGTTTCGCTTCGCCGGCGAACAGCCGATCGCGCCGCTGCAAATGGCCATGGCCGGCGTCTTCGACCGCTTTCCCAATCTGAAAATTTATTGGGCCGAGAGCCAATGCGGCTGGCTGCCCCATAGCTTCGATCAGATCGACGATAACCACGAGCGCAACCGCTACTGGGGCGAGCGCGATTTCGGTTTTAAAGTGCCCAAGAAAAAACCCAGTGAATATTTGAAAGGGAATTGCCTGTGGGGTTTCATGCGCGACGCCTGGGGTGTGAAATGCCGCAATGAAATCGGCGTCGACATTCTCATCTGGGGCAGCGACTTCGCCCATGCCACCGGCGATTGGCCCCACTCGCAGCGTCTGATCGACGAAACCTTTGTCGGAGTCGCGCCAATCGAGCGGCAAAAAATGCTGCTCGACAACGCGATTGAATATTTTCACCTCGATGCCAATGCCGATCTCGACCGCTATGGCAAAGCGATGCAGGGGCAGAACGTTTCGGGTTTCGAGTCTCGGGTTTCGAGTTAG
- a CDS encoding tetratricopeptide repeat protein, whose amino-acid sequence MNNHGFRSWIKTIGALRAGLLTVALVGKALLYFFNSPSFTSRNPLILPFAFLVALDFASAVVSSVIFVECLRILACRSTSSWGLKKHFADVFTFVALFGAIKMFFGSQPSNSYNDYGWSLAEKGDFLKAKLSLDIAIKYYPKHTTAYLERAYVHRRLSDFAAALNDCNKAVDLAPKNADTYACRGYTYYYLCDRDKALDGWNKAISLDVNWSGRLDKWTKAVRDPSYKCSTSG is encoded by the coding sequence ATGAATAACCATGGCTTCAGAAGCTGGATAAAAACCATCGGGGCTTTAAGAGCCGGCCTGCTGACAGTCGCTCTCGTCGGTAAAGCGCTGCTATATTTCTTCAATTCGCCCTCCTTCACGTCGAGAAATCCATTGATACTTCCGTTTGCTTTTCTAGTCGCTCTAGATTTCGCTTCAGCCGTTGTTTCCAGTGTCATTTTTGTGGAGTGCCTAAGGATTTTAGCCTGTCGTTCAACATCATCATGGGGTCTCAAGAAGCATTTCGCTGATGTATTCACGTTTGTCGCTCTTTTCGGCGCAATCAAGATGTTTTTTGGCTCTCAACCCTCGAACAGCTATAACGATTACGGCTGGTCTTTAGCGGAGAAAGGAGATTTTCTGAAGGCCAAGCTTAGTCTTGATATAGCTATTAAGTACTACCCTAAGCACACGACTGCGTATCTTGAGAGAGCCTACGTCCACAGAAGGCTGAGCGATTTTGCAGCTGCACTCAATGACTGCAACAAAGCCGTTGATCTGGCTCCGAAGAACGCTGACACATACGCATGCCGTGGCTATACGTACTACTATCTCTGTGACCGTGACAAAGCCTTAGATGGATGGAATAAGGCAATCTCTCTTGATGTAAATTGGTCTGGCAGATTAGATAAATGGACGAAGGCTGTAAGGGATCCATCTTACAAGTGCTCAACCTCTGGCTAA